The genomic region ATGGAGTGCAACTTTGTTTCTAACACCCCAGATTATACTAAATGTCTGTTTTTTATAATTATTTATGGTTGATTAACAGTTTCTGAAACAGTTTCGTGTCTAAGGTCTGTCAATTGACAATAGAGATGTGTCATAAATTTGACATCCTTGTTGAGTAGATCTTTCTCCCTGTTCACCATGTTAACCTTGCACTCCAATCTCACCCAGCTCGGTTTATTAGCTCTATAATGGGGATTTCCTAACTTAGTGAGCTCTATACAAAACTTAAACTCTGACAGTACTAACTGTATTAAAAGTGGGTATGGTCTGTAAGATTGGGGAATCTTTTGGAATTTTGTGCCTTTCGCAGGTTTGCAACTTAGGGTCTCCGGGGAAAGAATCTCCACATCCATTCTGTAGACAGAGGAATGTTGGGCCATCAGCCCGACTGGAACGAGTATCATTCTCCTCACTGAACCCAGACAGTTAAGACACGTTCTGCACAATTGCACACTCAGTGCAAAATGTAGTTAATTTCAGAGGCTTGCATCCTGATTATGGCCCCTTTACTATGCAACATTAACCCTTTCTTGATCATGATGTATCAGTATGTTTGAGGAAACTGACCAGATTCTTACTTGGATAAAGTCAATGTTAAGCAGACACCAAGTTTATTTTAGGTTTCTTTTTattgaaaaaaagaaagaaagagtcaAAAAGGACACCACATTGTATTATGGCAACAGTCCAAGGTTTAGTGGTAAATGCCTACAACAGTCATACAGTTTGGTTGACAAACGGCATAGATCATTCAATCAAATCAAAGACTGCAGAGGAACAGTTTCAGTGCAGCTGGGAGGCAAAAACAACTGAAAGCATGAGAAATGTCATTTGCAGGGTGGAAAGTGGAAAATAGTATGACATGAAATTAGCTTGTAGTACACTTGTGCAACAAACCTTTTTCTCTTTAAACATTAAAGATAATGCAACTAATCACGCATATCACAAACCCAATAAGAGAGAGAAGCCAAACCAATGCTGGTGAAAAGAATGGTGGAAAATGTCTGATTTTATGGAAGGCAAAAATCAGAGAGATCATACTTAATATAAGCATGCTGTCGGGTCGTCTGCTATTCAATGTTCAGGTACTCTAAAAAGGCACTTGTGGTGTTCAGATTTTTCCTGAAATGTATTGAAATGCAGACTGACAATGTTATTGATTATGGCGCATTGTAAAGGCCAAACAGCATTTATTTGAACGTATATACTCCTGTTCCCTGGGAGTGCTTAATGTGTCTGATACAATAGTAGGTCTAGATATTCAGTCCACAGATGCCCTATTGGAATGTGTTCTTGGGGTAACAGTCAAACCATAATACACATACTATTTCCTGGCATGATTCAATCAGTAACCGTATCTCTCAAACTGTCCATTAACTATTACAACTCGTCACGCATCTTGTCTCCTTTGGGTCGCACCATTCTGCCGATGAAGAGGATGGAGTTGGTCTTGTTGTCCTTCACCAGGAAGATGAAGGGATGGTCAGCATAGAACAACTTGGGGTTCCTCAGCTTCTCACTTCCGAAGATGCTGGTGTCGAAGGGGTTCCCCTCGATGTCCCACTCCATTGAAGAGGCGTGGAACACGTTGGAGAGGTACAGGTCCTTCTTGCCGGAGATGTTGGACAGATCGGCCTTGGTTTTGTCCACAGCGTCGGTCAGACCAAGTTCACCAAGAGTTTTCTGGAGAGAAGTGTACAATAGACAGTGAAATATGGAGAAACGTTTCATATGTAAGTCAAATATGTTCTTTCAAAGTCAAGCTTGCGAGTTGAGTCATAGTTTATGAGATAAGTCTTTAATGACCCTTAAATCTATTGCAAACAATATAATTGCAATGATGTAATTACCTGGAGGTTGTGGCTAACCTCCATGCTGACTTTGGGCAGAGAGATGGCCACGGCCCTCTCCTCCATCTTGCCCATCCATGTTTCCAGCTGCTTGCGGGTCAGCAGCTTCTCCAGCCTGTCAAGGGGTTCCAGGTGATAGGGCATGATGAACACCAGGCTGGACTGCTTCTGGCCCAGTGGCATATCCAGCACAAACAACCTGTTCTCTGTGTCATCATGGAACTTATAGAGACCTGTGGAACACAGTCATGGGATGAGAATAGATGAGTCAAGTTCTCTTGATAATGATGTAGATAATGTCTTATATTAAGGCTTATAGTACGGTACGTCTCtattcaaaaggttagtgaaaccTACCGGTGCGATGCATCATGGGAACAGAGACTGTGAATGAACGGGTCACCAGGAAGCCACGGTTGTCTACCATCTTCTCATGGAACTTCTCATCCCAGTGAGCTGGAGACAGAGGATAATGTTTTCTAAAGATATTCACATCTCATAATCTTACTGTTTAATACACCCCAATattaacagtaataacagtagtcaaaggtactaactactaggctactgTGTGTTTTTGAATAACTCTACTTACGCTTGAAGAACATAGCGTTGGCGATCGTTGCTCCGTCAGCATTCTGCACATCCTTGGTGATCTCAGGCAGCTTGCCGTCTGTCGACTTGGCCGCCCATTCGTTGATGGAGTTCACTGCGCTCCTCTTGTCCCTGAGGTTGATCTTCGAGTGGTCATAGTTGTAGTGCTTCTTGCTGCTCTTCACAAAGTTGTCGGCGAAGGTGACCGAGCTGGGGCCGTAGAGGCGGTTACTGATCTTCCATGTGACGTTCCGGGTCTTGGGGTCGCTGACCTCAGTCAGGAGCTCTGACAGGCCTGTGTGCAGGTGCTCATCCTTCAGGGCATCAGCGCTGAGGACAGACTTGACCTGGGAGGCGGTGGAAGCCTTGCCCCCGAGAGCCACCATGCCAAGGGAGGAGGCCACCACCACAGGGGATATCAGGATGTTGTCAAGGCCCTTCTCCTTGGCCACCGTGTGGTAGAGGCTGAAGGCCAGGTTGGCGCTCTTGTCAGCCATGGTGGTGGCATGGCTGCTCAGCTTCTTCTTGTCTTCTCCGGAGGCCGCAACGGCCAGGAGGCACAGAACTACTACGTTGGTTACCCACATCCTTTCTGTCTTCTGGTTGTTGAGCAGCTATAGAAGTCTGAAAGCAGACAAAAATACAATAATGTTGGAAATCCTGTGTTGGTATTTGAGGCCATTGTTTCAAAGGGTTTATTTTTGTATACGCTGAGTATGTTGAGGTTTTGCCCTCAGAAAAgactcaatttgtcggggcatgggtTCAATAAGGCATCGAAACCGTTTCACAGGgatcctggcccatgttgaccccaatgcttcccgcagttgtctcaagttggctggatgtcctgttgagtgtgaaaaccctagtaatgttgcagttcttgacacaaaccggtgtgcttGGAACCTACCATACCcatttcaaaggcacttaaatcgtgtcttgcccattcaccctgtgaatggcacacaaacacaatccatgtctaaatTGTCTAAAGgcctaaaaatccttctttagcctgtctcctcttcataacaagtgacatcaataagggatcatagctttcacctggattcacctgttcaacttatgtcatggaaagagcaagtgttcttaatgttttgtttacTGAGTGTAATGTGTTATTACAGTGTGGTTTTAGAATGAGGTCCCACAAATGCAGCAATTAAATGACATTAGCCACCACGTTGGCTGCATAAATGAATGTGTTCCAATT from Oncorhynchus keta strain PuntledgeMale-10-30-2019 chromosome 18, Oket_V2, whole genome shotgun sequence harbors:
- the LOC118397544 gene encoding serpin H1-like translates to MWVTNVVVLCLLAVAASGEDKKKLSSHATTMADKSANLAFSLYHTVAKEKGLDNILISPVVVASSLGMVALGGKASTASQVKSVLSADALKDEHLHTGLSELLTEVSDPKTRNVTWKISNRLYGPSSVTFADNFVKSSKKHYNYDHSKINLRDKRSAVNSINEWAAKSTDGKLPEITKDVQNADGATIANAMFFKPHWDEKFHEKMVDNRGFLVTRSFTVSVPMMHRTGLYKFHDDTENRLFVLDMPLGQKQSSLVFIMPYHLEPLDRLEKLLTRKQLETWMGKMEERAVAISLPKVSMEVSHNLQKTLGELGLTDAVDKTKADLSNISGKKDLYLSNVFHASSMEWDIEGNPFDTSIFGSEKLRNPKLFYADHPFIFLVKDNKTNSILFIGRMVRPKGDKMRDEL